In one Rhodococcus sp. B50 genomic region, the following are encoded:
- a CDS encoding DUF6480 family protein produces the protein MADETPDASRFDPQNPDPANTPGLEPGGGVAPGDTPPAETAVGGPQHEPPQRRSVGALVAIAIAVIVVLMVAVGLIVRAIGLF, from the coding sequence ATGGCTGACGAGACTCCCGATGCGTCCAGGTTCGATCCGCAGAACCCCGATCCCGCGAATACGCCAGGTCTCGAACCCGGAGGCGGCGTGGCGCCGGGAGATACTCCGCCGGCCGAGACCGCCGTGGGTGGTCCGCAACATGAGCCTCCGCAACGTCGCAGTGTCGGTGCCCTCGTTGCTATTGCGATTGCAGTGATCGTGGTCCTGATGGTTGCGGTCGGGCTGATCGTCCGAGCGATCGGCCTGTTCTGA
- a CDS encoding cupin domain-containing protein: MAEPTEVPTEVPMAEPTEAARCEHPSHRIQDSGIEADAGVLETRLIDIGREKFASEVWGHSPLLTRRASTFSDLFSADAVDELISRRGLRTPFLRAAKDGTTFTDSSFTSPAGVGATIADQLDDTKLWRSLADGATLVLQALHRTWEPIAQFSTDLSSELGHPVQVNAYITPPQNQGFDHHYDVHDVFVVQIEGTKRWVIHEPVHPAPLRHQPWTDHRSAVTRAATGPACIDTVLEPGDCLYLPRGWIHAAEARGEISIHLTVGIHTWTRYALAEYLSRAALAELADDPEMRRALPLGMDGPDNEIDSVRDSLLDGIARADAISLFHRARREQGRPAPLGPLAQLAAVHDLGPDTAVQIRGALHARLEGPQLVTRVGRFAVSDDELPCITRLLDGEPHLTNTLGIDLVERLLRAGILVPAEQ, translated from the coding sequence ATGGCGGAGCCGACGGAGGTGCCGACGGAGGTGCCGATGGCGGAGCCGACGGAGGCAGCTAGGTGTGAGCACCCCTCACACCGCATCCAGGACTCCGGCATCGAGGCAGACGCCGGAGTCCTGGAAACACGCTTGATCGATATCGGCCGGGAGAAGTTCGCGTCCGAAGTCTGGGGACACTCACCGCTGCTCACGCGGCGCGCGAGCACATTCAGCGATCTGTTCTCGGCTGACGCAGTCGACGAACTCATCTCGCGCCGCGGACTCCGCACACCCTTTCTTCGTGCCGCCAAGGACGGGACGACATTCACGGACTCGTCGTTCACCTCCCCCGCCGGCGTCGGCGCTACTATCGCCGACCAGCTCGACGACACCAAGCTCTGGCGCAGCCTCGCCGACGGCGCCACCCTGGTCCTGCAAGCTCTGCACCGTACATGGGAGCCGATCGCACAGTTCAGCACTGATCTGAGCAGCGAACTCGGACATCCCGTCCAAGTCAATGCCTACATCACTCCCCCACAGAACCAGGGATTCGACCACCACTACGATGTCCACGACGTCTTCGTCGTGCAGATCGAGGGAACCAAGCGGTGGGTGATCCACGAGCCTGTCCACCCGGCTCCGCTGCGCCATCAACCCTGGACCGATCACCGCTCCGCCGTCACCCGAGCCGCGACAGGGCCGGCATGTATCGACACCGTACTCGAGCCCGGCGATTGTCTCTATCTGCCGCGCGGCTGGATCCATGCCGCCGAAGCCCGAGGTGAGATCTCCATCCACCTCACTGTCGGCATTCACACTTGGACGCGCTACGCACTGGCCGAATATCTGAGCCGAGCCGCGCTTGCCGAACTTGCCGACGATCCCGAGATGCGTCGCGCACTACCTTTGGGTATGGACGGTCCGGACAACGAAATCGATTCTGTCCGAGACAGTCTTCTCGACGGCATAGCCCGAGCCGACGCCATTTCCCTGTTTCACCGTGCCCGGCGAGAACAGGGACGTCCGGCGCCGCTGGGCCCGTTGGCCCAACTCGCTGCTGTGCACGATCTCGGTCCCGACACCGCGGTGCAGATTCGCGGTGCGCTGCATGCACGTCTGGAGGGTCCGCAGCTGGTTACCCGTGTGGGCCGTTTCGCCGTATCGGACGATGAACTGCCGTGCATCACGCGCCTACTCGACGGCGAGCCCCACCTGACGAACACTCTCGGAATCGACCTGGTCGAGCGGCTGTTGCGCGCGGGGATTCTCGTCCCCGCGGAACAGTGA
- a CDS encoding sucrase ferredoxin, whose amino-acid sequence MAGTAPRGFVWVLIEYRGRWPLNGFDGLDLEPATKTLVFSAAQTARARILLVKRPGRRRREGPDRWAVLRHETSGVARQHWGTWSRDEDLAQIATALDTPGRLGGPPVLLVCTHGHHDPCCAVRGRPVARALAKHWPEQVWECTHVGGDRFAANVVIVPDGVYYGGLDAESSVVTIEEHFSDRIHHHHLRGYTDLAPPQQAAIAATLGRFGPAGRSDYTIAESAREGDLWRIRLIGRAPHPECVEVELQVHRSPPCRLTCRGTATSSAVVYEPTSVRTV is encoded by the coding sequence ATGGCCGGCACAGCACCGCGCGGCTTCGTCTGGGTTCTCATCGAATACCGAGGTCGGTGGCCGCTCAACGGATTCGACGGTCTGGATCTCGAGCCTGCAACCAAGACGCTCGTCTTCTCCGCCGCGCAGACCGCACGCGCGCGGATATTGCTGGTCAAGCGCCCGGGTCGCCGCCGTCGCGAAGGTCCCGACCGTTGGGCAGTGCTGCGCCATGAGACGTCGGGTGTCGCACGTCAGCACTGGGGAACGTGGAGTCGTGACGAGGATCTGGCGCAGATCGCCACCGCCCTCGATACTCCCGGACGTCTGGGCGGACCACCCGTCCTGCTGGTCTGCACACACGGTCACCACGATCCGTGCTGCGCCGTACGTGGGCGACCGGTGGCACGCGCCCTCGCGAAGCACTGGCCGGAACAGGTGTGGGAATGCACCCACGTAGGCGGAGACCGGTTCGCAGCCAATGTCGTCATCGTGCCTGACGGTGTTTATTACGGCGGTCTCGATGCCGAGTCGTCCGTCGTCACGATCGAGGAACACTTCTCCGATCGCATCCACCACCATCACTTGCGCGGGTACACCGACCTCGCCCCGCCCCAACAGGCTGCGATCGCTGCCACGCTCGGACGCTTCGGTCCGGCCGGGCGCAGTGATTACACGATCGCCGAGAGTGCCCGCGAGGGTGACCTGTGGCGGATCCGGCTCATCGGTCGTGCACCGCACCCGGAGTGTGTCGAGGTCGAGTTGCAGGTCCACCGTTCCCCACCGTGTCGATTGACCTGCCGTGGAACGGCGACGAGTTCGGCTGTGGTCTACGAACCCACGTCGGTCCGCACAGTGTGA
- a CDS encoding oxygenase MpaB family protein, which translates to MTATTPRPAQNAPREDDGYFGPGSVSWKVYADPSSRVAGMAGLLLQALNPGMMRLFEHASAAYADPKGRDERTGRYLDTVMFGDRAHADAAAASVRRMHAHAVWEDPHTGTTLRADEPAWIDWTHNALAFALLRGAEAFGLELTPAEQDKFVIEQHIAAELVGADPARLPATRADLEAYVDEQRHWLSLSLAAAEVTHALRKPSLRGNPVKVFTFVVVQDGMLSILPEWARLMYGIEGRPMNLRAAASTTKRLIGIARKNESYDKMVAEITTRIDETPYRKVRARKS; encoded by the coding sequence GTGACCGCAACCACCCCCAGACCCGCCCAGAACGCCCCCCGAGAAGACGACGGCTACTTCGGCCCAGGTTCCGTTTCCTGGAAGGTGTACGCCGACCCGTCCTCTCGCGTCGCCGGCATGGCGGGCCTGCTGCTGCAGGCGCTCAACCCCGGCATGATGCGGCTGTTCGAGCACGCGTCGGCCGCGTACGCCGACCCGAAAGGTCGAGACGAGCGCACCGGCCGCTATCTCGACACGGTCATGTTCGGCGACAGGGCCCATGCGGATGCCGCTGCTGCGTCGGTGCGACGCATGCACGCGCATGCGGTCTGGGAGGACCCGCACACCGGCACCACGCTGCGCGCCGACGAACCCGCGTGGATCGACTGGACGCACAACGCCCTCGCGTTCGCTCTGCTGCGCGGTGCGGAGGCCTTCGGTCTCGAACTGACCCCGGCCGAACAGGACAAATTCGTTATCGAGCAGCATATTGCCGCGGAACTCGTCGGCGCAGACCCGGCCCGTCTGCCTGCGACGCGTGCCGACCTCGAGGCCTATGTCGACGAGCAACGTCACTGGCTGTCGCTGTCGCTCGCAGCCGCCGAGGTGACGCATGCACTCCGCAAACCGAGCCTCCGTGGCAACCCGGTGAAGGTGTTCACCTTCGTCGTCGTGCAGGACGGCATGCTGTCGATCCTGCCGGAGTGGGCACGCCTGATGTATGGCATCGAGGGGCGCCCGATGAACCTTCGTGCCGCCGCGAGCACCACGAAGCGACTCATCGGCATCGCCCGCAAGAACGAGTCGTACGACAAGATGGTCGCCGAGATCACCACGCGCATCGATGAGACTCCGTACCGTAAGGTCCGTGCGCGCAAGTCCTGA
- a CDS encoding IS256 family transposase → MTTAHDIDLRRLVEDRLTGASPDLLRELLSMFIDALMSAEADVLCGADYGQRSGERVNVRNGYRHRDFDTRVGTLDVAIPKLRQGSYFPDWLLQRRKRAERALTSVVATCYLLGVSTRRMERLVDTLGITSLSKSQVSVMAKELDEQVEAFRNRPLDAGPYTFVAADALVLKVRENGRVVNVHTLVAVGVNAEGYREVLGVDVTSAEDGAGWLAFFRGLVARGLSGVCLVTSDAHTGLVSAIGATLPGVSWQRCRTHYAINLMAVTPKASWPWVKTLLHSVYDQPDADSVHAQYDRVIDALESKLPKVAEHLDAARADLLAFTAFPKQIWRQIWSNNPQERLNKEIRRRTDVVGIFPDRTALIRLVGAVLAEQHDEWIEGRRYLGLDVLARSRSNNQSAETVTEPAEEVTPALTA, encoded by the coding sequence ATGACCACTGCCCACGATATCGACCTGCGCCGCCTTGTCGAAGACCGACTCACCGGCGCCAGCCCCGATCTGCTGCGCGAGTTGTTGTCGATGTTCATCGACGCTCTGATGAGCGCCGAAGCCGACGTGTTGTGCGGTGCCGACTACGGCCAGCGTTCCGGCGAACGCGTCAACGTCCGTAACGGTTACCGGCACCGGGATTTCGATACCCGGGTCGGCACCCTCGATGTGGCGATCCCGAAGTTGCGGCAGGGCTCGTACTTTCCGGATTGGCTGCTGCAGCGCCGCAAACGGGCCGAACGGGCACTTACCTCGGTGGTGGCGACATGCTATCTGCTCGGGGTCTCCACCCGACGGATGGAGAGACTCGTCGACACCCTCGGCATCACCTCGTTGTCGAAATCGCAGGTCAGCGTCATGGCGAAAGAGCTCGACGAGCAGGTCGAGGCCTTCCGTAACCGGCCCCTCGACGCCGGTCCCTACACCTTCGTCGCCGCCGACGCGCTGGTGCTCAAAGTCCGGGAGAACGGGCGGGTGGTCAACGTCCACACCCTGGTCGCGGTCGGGGTCAACGCCGAGGGCTACCGCGAGGTACTCGGTGTCGATGTCACCTCCGCCGAGGACGGCGCCGGCTGGTTGGCCTTCTTCCGCGGACTGGTCGCCCGGGGCCTGTCCGGCGTGTGCTTGGTGACCTCCGACGCGCATACCGGCCTGGTGTCCGCGATCGGCGCGACCCTGCCGGGCGTCTCCTGGCAGAGATGCAGGACGCACTATGCAATCAACTTGATGGCGGTGACCCCGAAGGCCTCGTGGCCCTGGGTGAAGACCCTGTTGCATTCGGTCTACGACCAACCCGACGCCGATTCGGTTCACGCGCAGTACGACCGGGTGATCGATGCCCTCGAATCGAAGCTGCCGAAGGTCGCGGAGCATCTCGATGCTGCGCGAGCGGACCTGCTGGCGTTCACCGCGTTTCCGAAGCAGATCTGGCGCCAGATCTGGTCCAACAATCCGCAGGAGCGGTTGAACAAGGAGATCCGGCGTCGCACCGATGTGGTCGGGATCTTTCCCGATCGGACGGCGTTGATCCGGCTGGTCGGTGCGGTTCTTGCAGAGCAGCACGACGAGTGGATCGAAGGGCGTCGCTATCTCGGCCTCGACGTCCTTGCCCGATCCCGCAGCAACAACCAGTCTGCTGAGACCGTCACCGAGCCCGCCGAGGAGGTGACACCCGCGTTGACCGCATAG
- a CDS encoding NAD-dependent epimerase/dehydratase family protein, with product MDHLDPLPPLRRTVPPDRNDIADRASSSATSALRVAVVGSSGFLGGAVLDALLSIGVTCTSIARRPPTSSGPSMRVVAADLLDVEALSDALAGVDTIVHAASYTGSDAARCEEVNALGTENLVTAAAGHGIEHIVYLSTIGVYGPGPHRNVVEGELAPAPVTALSASRLTAENHVRKHGGLVLRPGFVHGPGDRWFLPGLAHIVSTLGVWVDDGAARQSVISRRDVGRLAAAIAARPLPSAWRGGMRHLTHPTAVTVRELVHTAATRGLLAPPADSVDFEQALRIGRERGLSARHVDLIGHDHHYVSARIWAETALEPSPDAFPATPMSP from the coding sequence ATGGACCACCTCGACCCTTTGCCTCCCCTGAGGCGAACCGTACCACCGGACCGGAACGACATCGCGGACCGCGCATCGTCGTCGGCGACATCCGCATTGCGCGTCGCAGTGGTGGGTTCGAGTGGTTTCCTCGGTGGGGCGGTGCTCGACGCCCTACTGAGCATAGGGGTGACATGCACATCGATAGCGCGCCGTCCGCCCACGTCCTCGGGACCGTCGATGCGGGTCGTGGCGGCAGATCTACTCGATGTGGAGGCTTTGAGCGATGCGCTGGCCGGTGTCGACACGATTGTGCATGCAGCCTCCTACACGGGCTCCGACGCAGCCCGGTGTGAAGAGGTCAACGCTCTCGGTACCGAGAATCTGGTGACGGCCGCCGCCGGCCACGGCATCGAGCACATCGTGTATCTGAGCACGATCGGCGTCTACGGCCCCGGACCGCATCGCAACGTCGTCGAGGGAGAGCTTGCCCCGGCTCCGGTCACTGCGCTGAGCGCGAGTCGCCTGACTGCCGAAAACCATGTGCGCAAGCACGGCGGTCTGGTGCTGCGTCCCGGATTCGTGCACGGCCCCGGCGACCGGTGGTTCCTGCCCGGGTTGGCGCACATCGTCTCGACTCTCGGGGTGTGGGTCGACGACGGCGCCGCACGGCAATCGGTGATTTCACGTCGCGATGTCGGTCGGCTCGCCGCCGCGATCGCGGCGCGTCCTCTACCCAGTGCGTGGCGAGGGGGCATGCGTCATCTCACGCATCCGACCGCGGTGACCGTCCGCGAACTCGTCCACACTGCCGCTACGCGTGGGCTGCTCGCACCCCCGGCCGACTCCGTCGACTTCGAGCAGGCATTGCGGATAGGTCGGGAGCGGGGACTGTCCGCACGTCACGTCGATCTGATCGGGCACGATCATCACTACGTCAGTGCCCGAATATGGGCCGAGACTGCACTGGAGCCCTCGCCGGATGCCTTTCCGGCGACTCCCATGTCACCGTAG
- a CDS encoding ScbR family autoregulator-binding transcription factor, with protein sequence MAKQARAVETRQQIVAAAAATFDRLGFDGASLGAIVDASSGLTKGALYFHFKSKDELAHAVVEQQHAISIAAVDAIAATQASALEQIVMLCHEMGRQIVEDPIVRAGIRLTLEFSAGAEPDQPGPYQDWIEACRHLVETAIAEGDLLPAIDPPELARFVISAFTGVQMVSNVLDRRIDLEQRIDQMLQFLFNGILTSDCRPDSDRIRHARWSNTHQPV encoded by the coding sequence GTGGCCAAACAAGCTCGGGCAGTAGAGACCCGGCAGCAGATCGTGGCGGCAGCGGCCGCCACGTTCGATCGGCTGGGATTCGACGGCGCCAGCCTCGGGGCGATCGTCGACGCGAGTAGTGGGCTCACCAAAGGCGCCCTGTACTTCCATTTCAAATCGAAGGACGAACTCGCACACGCCGTTGTGGAACAACAACACGCCATCTCCATCGCCGCGGTCGACGCGATCGCCGCCACACAGGCCTCGGCGCTCGAGCAGATCGTGATGCTCTGCCACGAAATGGGGCGGCAGATCGTCGAGGATCCGATCGTCCGGGCCGGCATCCGGTTGACCCTCGAATTCAGCGCGGGCGCCGAACCGGACCAGCCGGGACCGTACCAGGACTGGATCGAAGCCTGCCGGCACCTCGTCGAGACCGCGATCGCCGAGGGCGACCTGCTCCCTGCAATCGACCCCCCCGAGCTGGCACGGTTCGTGATCTCGGCGTTCACCGGGGTCCAGATGGTCTCGAATGTCCTCGATCGACGCATCGATCTCGAACAACGCATCGACCAGATGCTGCAGTTCCTGTTCAACGGCATCCTGACCTCCGACTGCCGCCCCGACAGCGACAGGATCCGACACGCCCGCTGGAGCAACACCCACCAACCCGTCTGA
- a CDS encoding ScbA/BarX family gamma-butyrolactone biosynthesis protein: MEVVNGSSGLRDDDVAVLSFESTVARRHVHRQAVSEVFLTDCVRGPGPDRFVLGAQWPRLHGFYRSRAGRYDPMLLAETLRQCVIYLAHTRYRVALGRRFVMQTIEITAELERLVIGAGAAEVAVTAVISDVRRRGSQVTALSAALEFTIAGRRVGSGRGRTAVLTNEEYDVVRWGAGGPRTLGSVPGGTPVDPVVIGVPVVGDVVVGATTRPGRWRVLPDLSHPVLFDHPSDHLPGMLVLEAARQAARAERGNPEADPVSMSVQFHRFVELDVPAEMVVSGVEGEPAGAHVVLEQGGVVMATATLRCAAGACRAPGAGFGG; the protein is encoded by the coding sequence ATGGAAGTAGTGAACGGTTCGTCCGGTTTAAGGGATGATGATGTCGCGGTGTTGTCGTTCGAGTCGACGGTGGCGCGCAGGCACGTCCACCGCCAGGCGGTATCCGAAGTCTTCCTCACCGATTGCGTTCGCGGTCCCGGACCGGACCGGTTCGTCCTGGGTGCGCAATGGCCGCGTCTGCACGGCTTCTATCGCAGCCGGGCCGGTCGCTACGACCCGATGCTGCTCGCGGAGACGCTGCGCCAATGCGTGATCTATCTGGCGCACACGCGGTATCGGGTCGCGCTCGGTCGGCGGTTCGTGATGCAGACGATCGAGATCACCGCCGAGTTGGAGCGATTGGTGATCGGTGCCGGTGCCGCGGAGGTCGCCGTCACCGCGGTGATCTCGGATGTTCGACGTCGTGGCTCGCAAGTCACCGCATTGAGCGCGGCGCTCGAATTCACGATCGCCGGTCGCCGTGTGGGGTCCGGCAGAGGCCGAACCGCGGTCTTGACGAACGAGGAGTACGACGTCGTTCGTTGGGGTGCCGGTGGGCCGCGGACGTTGGGGTCGGTACCAGGGGGAACGCCGGTCGATCCAGTCGTAATCGGGGTGCCGGTGGTCGGGGATGTGGTGGTGGGTGCGACGACGCGGCCGGGTCGCTGGCGGGTGTTGCCGGATCTGTCGCATCCGGTGTTGTTCGACCATCCGTCCGATCATCTGCCGGGCATGCTCGTTCTCGAGGCTGCCCGTCAGGCCGCACGAGCGGAACGCGGGAACCCCGAGGCGGATCCGGTGTCGATGAGCGTGCAGTTTCACCGGTTCGTCGAACTCGACGTTCCGGCGGAGATGGTGGTCTCGGGCGTCGAGGGGGAGCCCGCGGGTGCGCATGTCGTGCTCGAGCAGGGTGGCGTGGTGATGGCTACGGCGACGCTGAGGTGCGCCGCCGGCGCGTGTCGTGCGCCGGGAGCAGGGTTCGGCGGGTAG
- a CDS encoding TetR/AcrR family transcriptional regulator encodes MKRTTEAAEHVRNAARTQTALLDAALQVFLRDGYGKATTEEIADLAGVTRGALYHHFANKHELFRAVIERVQREIAEALVPTGPVDASWEAFIGRVLTALDSAHDPATRRLLLIEAPAVLGWIDIRRAQKPLLHGIAAMLEPPETNERGPSIPAAMLARLLVAAVEEAMLYLAHTDDPKRDHTIVQAEMRKILEKTGLPGGQ; translated from the coding sequence GTGAAGAGAACGACAGAGGCAGCCGAACACGTTCGGAACGCGGCTCGGACACAGACCGCGCTGCTGGATGCAGCGCTCCAGGTTTTTCTCAGGGACGGGTACGGCAAGGCTACGACCGAGGAGATCGCGGACCTTGCAGGGGTGACCCGAGGAGCTCTCTACCATCACTTCGCGAACAAGCACGAATTGTTCCGAGCTGTGATCGAGCGCGTGCAAAGGGAGATTGCGGAAGCCCTTGTGCCGACCGGGCCGGTAGACGCTTCGTGGGAGGCATTCATCGGTCGGGTGCTCACTGCTCTCGATTCCGCTCATGACCCGGCGACGCGTCGGTTGCTGCTGATCGAAGCGCCGGCCGTCCTCGGGTGGATCGACATCCGTAGAGCTCAGAAACCCCTACTACACGGCATCGCGGCCATGCTGGAACCGCCCGAAACGAACGAGCGAGGACCGTCGATTCCCGCCGCAATGCTTGCCCGCCTCCTGGTTGCCGCAGTCGAAGAGGCAATGTTGTACCTGGCACATACCGATGACCCGAAGCGTGACCACACAATCGTGCAGGCCGAAATGCGCAAGATTCTCGAGAAGACCGGTCTGCCCGGTGGGCAATAG
- a CDS encoding crotonase/enoyl-CoA hydratase family protein, with amino-acid sequence MQDEEKNVVLLHRDGPVGVITLNRPQVLNAVNAALSDALGAVLDEIDRDPGLRVGVLTGAGRAFCAGADLQAFADGGSVLPTHHPEWGFAGLVQHYVSKPLIAAVNGVAVGGGTEIVLACDLAVLSSEATLGLPEVKRGLIAGGGGLIRLPGQIPPKIAAHAVFTGEPVSAEAALRWGLVNSIVPPSEVLPEALRLAHVIAANAPVAVRASKKIMSHAQTSGLENLVWNVNSAESDAVCASEDALEGAFAFTEKRPPVWRNR; translated from the coding sequence ATGCAGGACGAGGAGAAGAACGTCGTACTGCTCCACCGAGACGGACCTGTAGGAGTCATCACCCTCAACCGGCCCCAGGTTCTCAATGCCGTCAACGCCGCTCTGTCCGATGCGTTGGGTGCCGTTCTCGACGAGATCGATCGTGACCCCGGTCTGCGAGTCGGCGTCTTGACTGGAGCGGGACGGGCGTTCTGTGCCGGCGCCGATCTCCAGGCCTTCGCCGATGGTGGATCCGTGTTGCCGACACATCATCCGGAGTGGGGTTTTGCGGGCTTGGTCCAGCACTACGTGTCCAAGCCGCTTATCGCCGCTGTCAACGGCGTGGCGGTCGGCGGTGGTACCGAGATCGTACTGGCGTGTGATCTCGCCGTGCTCAGCTCCGAGGCCACGCTCGGATTGCCGGAGGTCAAACGCGGCCTCATCGCCGGAGGTGGAGGTCTCATACGTCTTCCGGGGCAGATTCCCCCGAAGATCGCCGCGCACGCAGTCTTCACCGGCGAACCTGTTTCGGCCGAGGCGGCCCTGCGTTGGGGGCTGGTCAACTCGATAGTTCCGCCCTCGGAAGTACTTCCCGAAGCATTGCGTCTGGCCCATGTCATCGCAGCCAACGCACCCGTCGCGGTACGCGCGAGCAAGAAGATCATGTCACACGCGCAAACATCAGGACTCGAAAACCTTGTCTGGAACGTCAATTCAGCCGAGTCCGACGCTGTGTGCGCCAGCGAGGACGCGTTGGAAGGTGCCTTCGCATTCACTGAGAAACGACCGCCCGTATGGCGAAACCGCTGA
- a CDS encoding HAD-IIA family hydrolase: protein MDMDGVLVHEDHLIPGADAFLTELRESGTPFMVLTNNSIRTPRDLRARLLRSGLDVPERSIWTSALATATFLANQRPGGSAYVVGESGLTTALHDIGYVLTDSDPDYVVLGETRTYSFEAITTAIRLVERGARFIATNPDPTGPSREGSLPATGAVAALITRATGREPYFVGKPNALMMRSALRAIGAHSAHTLMIGDRMDTDIVCGLEAGMQTLLVLTGISTRESVEMFPYRPTRVINSVADLVGSTANPF, encoded by the coding sequence ATGGACATGGACGGGGTTCTGGTGCACGAGGATCATCTGATTCCCGGCGCGGACGCGTTCCTGACCGAACTGCGCGAGAGCGGCACGCCGTTCATGGTGCTCACCAACAACTCCATCCGCACGCCACGAGACCTCCGCGCCCGCCTGTTACGCAGCGGGCTCGACGTTCCGGAAAGATCGATCTGGACCTCGGCGTTGGCGACGGCGACGTTTCTGGCGAATCAGCGGCCCGGCGGTAGCGCGTACGTGGTGGGCGAATCCGGATTGACGACGGCCCTGCACGACATCGGATACGTCCTGACCGACAGCGACCCGGACTACGTCGTCCTCGGAGAAACCCGCACGTACTCTTTCGAAGCGATCACCACCGCGATCCGCCTCGTCGAGCGCGGCGCCCGCTTCATCGCCACCAACCCGGATCCGACCGGCCCCTCCAGGGAAGGCTCGCTCCCTGCCACCGGGGCCGTCGCGGCGCTGATCACCCGCGCAACGGGCCGCGAACCGTATTTCGTCGGCAAACCGAACGCCCTGATGATGCGGTCGGCCCTGCGCGCGATCGGTGCGCACTCCGCCCACACGCTGATGATCGGCGACCGCATGGACACCGATATCGTCTGCGGCCTCGAGGCGGGCATGCAGACCCTGTTGGTTCTGACCGGCATCTCCACGCGCGAATCCGTCGAGATGTTCCCTTATAGACCTACCCGCGTCATCAACTCGGTCGCAGATCTGGTGGGGTCCACAGCGAATCCGTTCTGA
- a CDS encoding ABC transporter ATP-binding protein produces MDAQHVIEVRDLHKHFGRVHALDGLDLMVDAGEIHGFLGPNGAGKSTTLRVLLGILRPTSGWVRMLGRDPWSEAVTLHRDVAYVPGDVTLWPSLTGGETIDLLARLRSGLDEHRRDELIERFALDPRKKTRSYSKGNRQKVALISALSSHARVLLLDEPTSGLDPLMEQVFRDCAREAVARDSTVLLSSHILSEVEALCHKVTIIRDGRTVDSGAVAEMRHLGRMSITAELVGDPGDLRRIPGVTDVVFDGTTVHCRVDEDGLGDLVRLLGDAGVRSLISTPPTLEELFLRHYRVESKPEHRVAAEIEERT; encoded by the coding sequence ATGGACGCGCAACACGTGATCGAGGTACGCGATCTCCACAAACATTTCGGTCGGGTCCACGCGCTGGACGGACTCGATCTCATGGTCGACGCCGGAGAGATCCACGGCTTCCTCGGGCCGAACGGAGCCGGCAAGTCCACCACCTTGCGTGTCCTGCTGGGGATTCTGCGGCCCACCTCCGGGTGGGTACGGATGCTCGGACGCGATCCGTGGTCCGAGGCGGTCACCCTGCACCGTGATGTCGCGTACGTGCCGGGCGATGTCACCTTGTGGCCGTCGCTGACCGGGGGCGAAACGATCGATCTGTTGGCCCGGTTGCGGAGCGGACTCGACGAGCACCGCCGCGACGAGCTGATCGAGCGGTTCGCACTCGATCCCCGCAAGAAGACCCGAAGCTATTCCAAGGGAAACCGGCAGAAGGTCGCGCTGATCTCGGCGTTGTCGTCGCATGCGCGGGTGTTGCTGCTCGACGAACCCACCTCCGGCCTCGATCCGTTGATGGAACAGGTCTTCCGCGACTGTGCCCGCGAGGCAGTGGCCCGAGATTCCACCGTCCTGCTGTCGAGCCACATCCTCTCCGAGGTCGAGGCATTGTGCCACAAGGTGACGATCATCCGCGACGGCCGAACCGTCGACTCCGGCGCGGTCGCGGAGATGCGTCACCTCGGACGCATGTCGATCACCGCCGAACTCGTCGGTGATCCGGGCGATCTGCGTCGCATCCCAGGTGTCACGGATGTCGTCTTCGACGGCACCACTGTGCATTGTCGGGTGGACGAGGACGGCCTCGGCGATCTCGTCCGTCTGCTCGGCGACGCGGGTGTGCGCAGCCTGATCAGCACACCACCGACGCTCGAGGAACTGTTCCTGCGGCACTACCGGGTGGAGAGCAAACCGGAACACCGAGTTGCCGCCGAGATCGAGGAGCGGACATGA